From the Spiroplasma chrysopicola DF-1 genome, one window contains:
- a CDS encoding L-threonylcarbamoyladenylate synthase, with the protein MEQYQINNQKEIIALFKTGKVLIIPTDTIYGLACTIDNRTGKERIYQLKHRPVTMELAIIVSSLRMAKKLVKITKTAIKILRDKTSVTIIGESKVKNLSNNGRLAVRITKAKWLQRVIKKVGPIYATSVNKTGEHPAINLTELQQFNVDGIVYDGQLDNPPSKIFDLATQQFIR; encoded by the coding sequence ATGGAACAATATCAAATTAATAATCAAAAAGAAATTATTGCCTTATTTAAGACAGGCAAAGTTTTAATTATTCCAACTGATACAATATATGGTTTAGCTTGTACGATTGATAATCGCACTGGAAAAGAACGAATCTATCAGTTAAAACACCGTCCGGTAACAATGGAATTAGCAATTATTGTTAGCTCCTTGAGGATGGCTAAAAAATTAGTCAAAATCACAAAAACAGCAATAAAGATTTTAAGGGATAAAACATCAGTTACTATAATAGGAGAAAGTAAAGTTAAAAATTTATCAAATAATGGCCGCTTAGCTGTTCGAATAACAAAAGCAAAATGATTACAACGAGTAATTAAAAAAGTTGGTCCAATTTATGCAACAAGTGTGAATAAAACAGGGGAACACCCAGCAATTAATTTAACAGAATTACAACAATTTAATGTTGATGGAATTGTCTATGATGGACAGCTTGATAATCCACCATCAAAGATTTTTGATTTAGCAACCCAACAGTTTATTCGGTAG